One region of Parambassis ranga chromosome 21, fParRan2.1, whole genome shotgun sequence genomic DNA includes:
- the LOC114426192 gene encoding zwei Ig domain protein zig-1-like isoform X2: protein MARLCRTEAVFRGESVTLTCNISMENVTFIKWTRGRPLFTYSMLSNQTFSNFSSDRLKIDVDFPSTLNITNVQLEDAGIYSCEATDRIGTHNVTWNLTVSENPEEESFPWYFVYLLPSASAFLLCVIMSAVCLCRKHRTVPSNQDAAQPQFYSQSGEAEGIPQGPRNATDYRTNNKQSQYMERLNSIYGHL, encoded by the exons ATGGCACGTCTTTGCAG gaCTGAGGCGGTGTTCAGAGGAGAGTCGGTCACACTCACCTGCAACATATCCatggaaaatgtaacatttatcaAATGGACCAGAGGCAGACCTCTTTTTACCTATTCCATGTTGTCCAATCAGACTTTTTCAAATTTTTCATCTGACAGACTGAAAATAGATGTTGACTTCCCTTCAACACTGAATATTACTAATGTTCAACTTGAGGATGCAGGAATTTATTCATGTGAAGCAACGGACCGAATTGGCACACACAATGTCACCTGGAATTTAACTGTGTCTGAGAACCCTGAAG AAGAGAGCTTTCCATGGTATTTTGTTTACCTTCTCCCATCTGCAAGTGCATTTCTTCTGTGTGTCATCATGTCAGCTGTCTGCCTCTGCAG GAAACACAGGACGGTGCCATCAAATCAAGATGCAGCGCAGCCTCAGTTTTATTCACAGTCAGGAGAAGCAGAG gggaTCCCCCAGGGTCCACGGAATGCCACGGACTACAGGACAAATAACAAGCAGAGTCAGTACATGGAGAGGCTGAATTCAATCTATGGACACCTCTGA
- the LOC114426192 gene encoding uncharacterized protein LOC114426192 isoform X1 — MVNMFSITRAALLLSPLLVTWHVFAGITLNKHRTEAVFRGESVTLTCNISMENVTFIKWTRGRPLFTYSMLSNQTFSNFSSDRLKIDVDFPSTLNITNVQLEDAGIYSCEATDRIGTHNVTWNLTVSENPEEESFPWYFVYLLPSASAFLLCVIMSAVCLCRKHRTVPSNQDAAQPQFYSQSGEAEGIPQGPRNATDYRTNNKQSQYMERLNSIYGHL; from the exons ATGGTGAACATGTTCAGCATTACCcgagcagctctgcttctcagCCCACTGTTAGTGACATGGCACGTCTTTGCAG GGAttactttaaataaacacaggaCTGAGGCGGTGTTCAGAGGAGAGTCGGTCACACTCACCTGCAACATATCCatggaaaatgtaacatttatcaAATGGACCAGAGGCAGACCTCTTTTTACCTATTCCATGTTGTCCAATCAGACTTTTTCAAATTTTTCATCTGACAGACTGAAAATAGATGTTGACTTCCCTTCAACACTGAATATTACTAATGTTCAACTTGAGGATGCAGGAATTTATTCATGTGAAGCAACGGACCGAATTGGCACACACAATGTCACCTGGAATTTAACTGTGTCTGAGAACCCTGAAG AAGAGAGCTTTCCATGGTATTTTGTTTACCTTCTCCCATCTGCAAGTGCATTTCTTCTGTGTGTCATCATGTCAGCTGTCTGCCTCTGCAG GAAACACAGGACGGTGCCATCAAATCAAGATGCAGCGCAGCCTCAGTTTTATTCACAGTCAGGAGAAGCAGAG gggaTCCCCCAGGGTCCACGGAATGCCACGGACTACAGGACAAATAACAAGCAGAGTCAGTACATGGAGAGGCTGAATTCAATCTATGGACACCTCTGA